The sequence below is a genomic window from Carassius carassius chromosome 45, fCarCar2.1, whole genome shotgun sequence.
GGAGCCTGTGTCTTCAAGACCGACTGTACGCCAACGAGGAAGACTCGCGCGTGCCCGTGGCGGACTATTGGAACTCTCCTCGTGTCGGCATCTTCTTAGATTACGACAGGGGCCACGTTACTTTCTTCGACGCCGTCACTATGAAACGCATCTATAACTTTGTCACATACTTTGACGAGCCTGTATCGCCCTTCTTCAGCCCAGGGAAAAACGACCCAGGCAGCCGACTACAAATATGTCATTTCTACTGAAAATGAAGCGATGCGTACGTGCAGTTCgcaacaaagaaaacaaatcatGATAAATGctcctgtttttgtgttttggtaTACATTTCAGGGCATTTCCCTCTTGGAAGTAGGGAGGACAATTGTTCTTAAATTCTTCTGGGTTTTTGGATTCAGTTGATCTGAATAGAGCTTTGATATACACCATAATCTGAAGGTGTGAATTGAATTTCTTTTGCTCTTGAATTTTGATGTAGCCCCACTGAAATTCAGGTAGAGAGGCATTGCAGGTTTTTACGCAAATGTCGACTTTAGCTGCTCTGTGTCGTCTTCTGTCTTAGACCTCAGTGTTGTCTTTTGTACAGTAGTGTAGACGTGAAAATAAGGATTGAATCAGGTGTAAAATGGATTAATGTTTGATTACAACATTGTCATAATTTGTCAAATgagttgaaaaaaatatatattcgatttttttttttttttttttttttttttttttactgctgcgTATTCCATTATGTGGCATATATTCACTTTCCTCCCACATACATTTCATTGTTTACATACTTTTAGGCACAGTTTTATCTGTAAAAGATGTATTTGTTAGACAAATGACCCTGTAATGAGAGTGTTACATGAGGCCCCATTTCGTAACCGCTCAGACTGTAATAGGTGCTATGCAACTTTGAATACGACAAAGTAGATCAGATGTGCTGTGAGGAGCGTCCTTCTGTTCATTTAATTATGTAGAGATACATATTTATAAAGAAGTACATCCGGAAGCTGTGTGCCATTCATGTTACATCGTTTTAAAGTCATTTTCAAAtccattatattaaatatttaatcttttgtTTTAGCTGTAGTCTAATCTGTCTCATGGGCTGATAATAAAGAAAGacaatgtttttgtttctgtttggacTGAAACAAGCACAAAGTTACATTTCAGCACTTTTGGATTGAGCTCAGATGGTTTGTTGTTCTTGTTGCTATTTTCAGAGCTAGTTTATAAACTAGAATCACTGCAGTCATTTGTACAAAATGGCGTTCGAGCTGAGAAAGGAACCAGATGTTGTTGTACGTATGCTGTGAACATGAACCCTTGTGTTTCCCAGCTATGAACTaagtttcagttaacatttatcaTACTTTATTaatcactatttttttttcataagaaatGAGTTCAACTTGAACACAttgactgtatttatttttttggattccTTTCAATCGCTGATGTAAGAACGGTTACATCACCTAACTGCTGGATGGCATCACAAGTACATTTTACTTTTGTGTGACTTGTTAAAAACCGCTGCGatgttaaatgtttttctctgcagtaagtcattttaaaaataaaatattactatgattttttttctctctctccatttcaTAGAACCAAAGTTCcatctttaaaatataaaaatccatagtatttaacatttaagtggatgatttggattaaaaaaaaagacaaaatgtcaTTTTCAAGTGACTtgtatttacagttttatttcaaACTGCAAATAATTGACCAGTAAAATGAACATACGGTTGATTCTTCATGTTACACAAgatctttgttgttttttaaactgaTGAAGCACATTTATTAAATCATCTGTCCAAGCACTAGAGCATGCATTGGATAGAGTTAAGGTCCGTTCACAATAAGAACAAAAACTATATTAGCGCTTGCACAGATGgacaataacattatttattctaAAATGATTGGATGAAAGAGGTTAATTCCAAAACTATTGTTGTGCGGTGACATTTACGAAATTTTGCAAGGATAAAGACAATTGTCTATCATCAATAGTTTCGCAATCCGCAAAGCACAGTGGATTAATGCTTCGAATTCGTATGACCAACTTGAATTCACGAAatctgtttggaattattttgctttaatgaaaaattcttaatcttgtggtttctaaataaaaaaaacggaaTTTTGTTCGCGAAAACTAAAATTGACAGCGACTTTGTTAGCGAgagcaattttattattatagttacaATTACAGTTATTATTGTAAACGGGCCTTAATCGCAACGGAAGCAAATAATTGTCAGCTTGCAATTACCATATATTATGAATCAAAATAAAGAATAGAATATTCGTTTttggttattataatttttatcaatttcaagCCTGGCAATAGCAAATCATTACAGGTACCTCGCTGATGCAGAAACCAAATGCCAATGCTAGTAAAATCAGTAACATGCGAAAAATGTTCTTTGCACAGATATTAATATATACGTTCACCGTTTCAACTGTGTGCCACCGTTCATTAACCTTGTACAGTATCACATTAAGGAGACGTGGTGTCGCTTAACCTTCAAAGAGACAAAACTCCACAAAATTAAACGGAGGTGATTTTAGAAATCATTCGCTAGTGATGAAGGACAACCTCGGAATGAATTGTTCAGTAAAATGTgtacaaaacattaaataaatagacaaatgaAGTATAAACTATAATACCGACTAAAGACAATTGATTGCTACACTGTGAACACAAAGTATGATTATTTACAGAGAAGAGCTATAATTCCACACAGCTGATCATTTTTAGAGAACATAACAAATCTGAGGTAATATATGTGAAATACTTGTGtttgattatatttatattttttttagttcagctggattttttttacatgtaaagtAGTCTTGtgctttagaaaaaataaataatttggaatggaaaaatgtaatttttggctcctattgtttagttgtaaaaaaatttttaagcGCACAGCAGGGATGCGCATCACTTCCTGTGCTGAGGAATGATCAGCTCAGATGATCGATCTGAATGATTTGAACTGAAAGGGCTCACCGAATAGCTCAGGTATAGTGAAATCTCAGTGGCAAATACTGTCATAGAACAATACAAGCCGCCAGTGTCATTTACATGTTACACCAAATATGTTAATATGTACACAAATTTGGATATTTACAGATGCAGAGTGTAACACTTAAAATACACAACTGTTGCAGTCATGGAAAGGTCAACCACTATTAAACAGGAGAGAGGAAATTTGGAAATAACTGATGTTTCTGCAAGGGTGGAAGATGGCGATTAACAAAATGTTTcgctatatatcattttatttatacacAACTTACATGATTTCTAATAAGAATCTGTGCTTATTGATATGGATTCAGTTATTTACAATCAACATTGCCGGTTTATTAGAGAAGCAGTTCTGAGTTTTGGAGCATGAAAATCAGAAGAGTAAATCAAAGTGCAATCTGTTCATTCGATTCTGCCTCTCTGGTTTGGCAGAGGATCTCGCTGATATGACTGCAGACTGTGAGGAGCTGTTACTGCAGGTATCGGTAGACTTTGAAGCAGTGGTTACCAGAATCGGCCACCACAACATGACCGTCGGAGGTTAAAGCGAGGCCCTGTGGCCCATACAGAGGGTCAGCACTTGTGTTGATGTAGGAGAGGAATGAGCCTGCGCTGTCAAAcacctgaggaaaaaaaaatcagatagcCTTAAAAAGTGCTTCTAAAGTGACTGGATTCCTAAAGAGGAAGTGGGTGTTTAGAGCATTCATTACTTGTATTCTGCTGTTGCCCCAGTCTGCTACAATGATGTTGCCGTTAATGTCAACAGCTACCCCTGTGGGGGCATTAAACTGTCCATTTCCCTCTCCGTGGGACCCGAATTTAAACAAAAACTCCCCATCTGCACTGTAGACCTGTAGGAGATACAAATTTTAATCACCAATATTTAATAGAATGATATATTGTAACTTTTCCCTTTTTTACTGATAAGAAATgactaatatatttaaaatcatccagtcaaaaaaaataaataaaaaataataataataatattatatatatatatatatatatatatatatatatatacatatatatatatatatatacatatatatacatatatatacatatatagacatatatagacatatatagacatatatagacatatatatacacatatatacatatatatatatatatacacatgtatatatatatatatacacatgtatatatatatatatatacacatgtatatatatatatatacacatgtatatatatatatatatatatatatgtatatatatatatatatatatatatatatatacacatgtatatatacacatgtatgtatatatatatatatatatatatatacatatatatacatgtgtatatatatatatatatatgtgtatatatatgtatatatgtatatatatgtatatatgtgtatatatgtgtatatatgtctatatatgtatatatatatatgtatatatatatatatatatatatgtatatatatatatgtatatatatatatgtgtatatatatatatatatatacacatgtatatatatatatatatatatatatatgtatatacaataattattaattgtataataattcatttttacaAAGACATCAGTAACTGAAATGTATTGGTTTTCTGTAAGGATCcatccacaccactaggtgtcagtcAAGTCAAACACGAGTACCAAGaaaacacaatttaaaagatTACGAAGAGCATCTTTTTCATTAACCTGGTAAAATATGACAGTATGACCAAACAGatgacagtagccattgacttagtATGGAAAAGACAATGACAACCGTTAACTGTTtcttcagaattttttatttatttttgctactcAAACATATTTGGAACAACTTGCGAGtaattaaataatgacagaaaacaggtgaactattccttaagtCTCTTTGATATTCTGGTCTCCAAATATGGTTCAGTTCCCTTCCTTCAGTGTTATTTTATGGTCTTTTATTGTCGACCAGGTGACTGTGTAAGTATGACCTTAACATCGCTCACCTTGACGGAGTGGTTATGAAAGTCTGTCACGACAATTTCATTCTTGTTGTTGACAGCAACAAAATGCGGACCTGCATGtgagaaaacagaaaaatgaGGGAGAAGAGACATTCAGACATGATAAAGAGAACGAGAGCAGAGAGGAGAGCAGGATGTCATGTGATCAAGATCTCCTAACTGATCTGATAGATTTTGTGATGCTCGACAATTTGATTTCTGGCCAACTTTTGATTAGATACACAAAGCACAGAATCATAGACTCTTGAATTCAGTACTAGAATGAAAATTAATCCATTTTAATAAGATAAATCCCCAGATTCTGGGATGAGAATTTACTCAATACTTACTGAACccagggccagatttactaaacttTTGCTCCAGTGCAAACTTTGCACCACTTTTGTCTAAAAAGGAATGGGAAAAACACAAAAAGGGTAAGCAGAGACAAATAAACGACAGGCCAGAAGGGattcacacaaataaaaaaaggcGCAGAAGCTACTTCTGGAGCAGATCAGAGGAAAAATGGAAGATGCATATCCCAAACAAGTCCGCATGCACTTACTTAACAAGGGTTAGGAAAAGGAACTGATGtatttaaacagtaaaataagCAGCAGAAAGGAAAGTTTCTGATGAACTACAAAAAGCATGACCAATATGTATGCATCTATAAGAATATAGTCTCTCAAATGTATGCATGCTAGGGGTGGGCCATATAACCAAAATCTTACATCATGATAGGAGTCATTTTCTTTCACAGTAACAGTATAACTATTGACTATATAGATGTAtagttttgctttaaataagtTCTTTATGATCTATACATTTTGATACCATAGCAACTTGATAATTCTTGTCACCAGTGTCAacatcacaaaaaaagaaaaaaagaatactagcctaaataaaaaaataaaaaaaacactcaagcTCACCGAAGACGAGTAAACAGTCAGTGATCgaataagaaactaattacaaacaataggacaaaaaaaaactacagtaagTAGTAGTAAATAAGAGTAAATAAGAAATGCTACATTGTATAAAGTTGTCAAAtttataaaaacactgcatattctcCACTGtctaaattaaatatgtatttcttcttattaaagttacaaaagttatttagtcaagagcagagagagattttctctcttttattgtttgattaacattaatgacagacagcaAGAATAATAGACTGCCGTCACTTTAAGAGCTTCCCGGATCCATTATACTGTCACGTTTTCTTTTTCAGCTAATAGTCTAAAATCTCTACGggttaaagggtttgttcacccccaaaatgaaaattatgtcattaattactcacccatgTCACTCACCCTGTGACATCAGtgactcaacttcagttttgtgaTGCTACGAGAATACGTTTTTTTtgcgcaaaaaaaacaaaaataacattttactcAACCATTCTTCTCCCCCGAGTTACATcttctgtctatggagggtcagatagctccgatttcataaaaaatatcgtaatttatgttccaaagatgaatgaaggtcttatgagATATGAgggggagtaattaatgacataattttcattttggggtgaaccagtTAATCGTGTATACTGGTATATCGCCCATCCTGCATTGGCTTTCATTATTTATCACAGACAGATAATGAAACTGGAAATATGGGTAATGCTAAAGTAATATACAGGAACAGAACTGACACAATTTTACATCCTTTCAGACAATGGAACTGAAGCCTGGGTAAATCTGGCCATTTCTATATAAAACAAACCAGCCTTCTGGGCCGTTTGTCTTCCCAGAATGAttctttgttgttgcttttgtagtgaaacacaatttatcttgttttttgtttgtttgtttttttaggttTGTTGATGAATTGCAACATTTTAGGTTCCAAAAAGAGAGATCCTGAGTTAGACAAATGAAGTATTAGGAAGATATGTTAGAGAACAAGCAGTCACAGCACACAACACGGGGTGCTAACAACACTTCTGTGACTCTTTATTGCTTAGATAGGTGAACCACCACAAACGCACGACATTGTTCAACACTGGATCTATTGTCATTGTGTTGCAGTTCCCCAGCCCCCACCACCCACCACCCACCTACCTACCTGCGAACTGTCTGTCTGAAGTGCCTCTGGCTCCAAACTTGGTCACTAGTTTGCCATTAGATTGAAAGATGAACACACAGCAGGCTTTATTATCCACTGCGATAATATGACCGTTCCTGTCCACAGCCACTCCTTTGGGTCCCATCAGACGGCCTGCACCAATCTTATTCTGCATGAGGCACAGACAAAAAGAGAGAGGACCTTATTAAACGGctctttaaaatactttattatgATTAGTCAATCATGGAAATAAGTAAGAAAACGGAATAAATTTCAAGTAATAATTCATGTCAATATATAGAgacataccattcaaaagtttaaggtcaaTGAGACTttaatgtttctttctttatttacatATGCACTAACGTTCAAAAgttatgttatttattaataatgcagtatttaatattatttattattagagtATTTATGTATTATACAGTATTTGTTTTTAGTAGGTTTCTTGTGTTTaccaagaatgcatttattttaatcacaaacacagtaaaattctgaaatattattacaatttaaatctatatttgtttaatatatatttcaaaatgaattttattcccgtgatgcaaagctgaattttcagcatcattactccagtcttcactgtcacacgatccttgagaaataatttgaatatgctaatttggtacTTAATATTAagcagcttttctttttttttttataattttagggaattttttttgtttttgttcaggattctttaataaacaGCAAGTTAAAAGGAACAGGATTAATCTGAAATCGAAatcttttgtaagattataaatgcCTCTTCTGATTAATGTGTCCTTTctgaatttaatgtgtcctttctgAACTGTTCATTTCTTTAACTTTgaaaaatatatcataaaaataagaggcttctttcacaAACGTCTTAATTATTCCTTTTAAGTAGgtagtgtatacatatatataaactgtaaataGTGATCTAAACATTACCTTGAATTTCCCATCAGGGGAGAAGATGCTGATCCATCTGTTATCATAATCAGCTACAATAATGTCTCCATTTGTGTCGACTGCCACTCCTGTCGGCCTCTGCAGCTGTCCTGGAGAACGACCTCTGACCCCGAAGCGCGCTTTGAACTGCCCATCATTGGTAAACACCTACATAAAATCAAACTAACCATCCAATTTTGCACTAAATCCAATGAAAATCGTTCTATTTCTCTGTATTGATCCCAAGTAAAACACACCGGCTGATTACTTCAATATCCATTAAAAATCTTCATATAATGCCTATAATTTTCGTAATATTGCCATGCATTAACTAACCTGTATACACTGGTTGTTACTGTCTGCTACAATGACCCTCCCATTATTGGAAGCAGAGATGCCCTGTAGATTGGTGAACTCTCCCTTCTCACGTCCACGAGAGCCTGAGGGGTCAGAAAAAAGATATTCAGCTGCAAGTAACTGTGACTCCATATACCTATATCACAACAATTTAATGTCAAACTTACTGTGAACACCAGGGTTATCCTTTACACCAAAGCTTCTTACCTACTCTATAAATGAGCTCATCTTCAATGGGGTTTTCCTTCTTTTTGGTAGTGCTGTACATGCTGGAGGGTCTCCGTACGGCTTTCTGCCTGATGTGTCCTCCTGTTCCGCTGGGAGACTTTACCCTCCTCTTCACATCATCAGGAGACTGGGGCACGTCCGATGGCTTTATCGCCCGCAGTCTGAACGGGCTGCCCCGCACAGGCTGTCCGTACAGCATCAGAGAGAACGAGTACTCCCCTTCACTCTTAAGCATGTACCCTACCTCATAAGTTCCATTTTTATTGTCCACGACCTCCACCTCCGTCGCCTGCACTCCGTCCTGCCCCCTTATCTCGGCTCGGATGACTGCGTTACCGGTCCGCACAAGCTCGCTGTCCTTATCCTTAGTGGTAACAGTTACAGTCACATGCTGACCGACCAGCGCAAGTCTGAGGCCTTCTCCTGTGGCCACGCTGGTGTGTCCCACGGCTCCCGTCGTCAGCAGGACGCCCAGGTTCTGGATGGAGCGTCGCAGGCCTTCGGTCTCTATCTGGCAGTCCAAGTGGGCGTTCTCGTGTGGCCGCTCAGGGAAGTCGTGACAGGTGAGGGCGCCCACACGCTCGCTCATCTGCTTTTGGACCAGCAGGACTTCGGTGGCGCTGCCGTGGTTCAAGGCCTGCTCAGTGAAGCTGCAGCTGCTCTGGATGTGCTCTTTTCCCTGCAGTAGGGATGAAAGCTGCGCCTGAAGCACCTGCATAGGACAACACAGAAAGGAGCGTTAGAGAGATAGGAGAGTACAACCGGTTTAACTTATCAAGAGATTTCTGACCTTTTGCTTGGTGCTACAAATGTTCTCCAGATCGCTGATGAGTGCAGCTTTGCGTTGGTGCAACACCCTCTCAAGCTCCTCAAATGTCATGTTGATCTCATTGACGGCTTCGTTCTTCCTCTCGATCAGCTGCTGAGAGATTTCATTCACCAGCTCAATGGCAGCTGTTAGTTGGGGCAGCCTGAccgaataaaaaacaaacaaacacatatataaaatattttaataaatatatatttatatttaggcaTTTATGTATACAGCATAAATTGTATAAAACTAATACAACAATAACATTTATGTATACAGCATAAATTGTATAAAActaatacaacaataaaaaattttcatattcatatttaagaTGAGAGTTTATTATAATACATGctatattcatatttttggaatatattattctatcattataatataatctttagttttattaatataaaaaatattttaataagtacacacacaaaaaaaataaaaaaaaataaatatatatatatatatatatatatatgtgtgtgtgtgtgtg
It includes:
- the LOC132127173 gene encoding tripartite motif-containing protein 3-like isoform X1, with the protein product MSVTMAKFETGRTSPVVRQIDKQFLVCSICLDHYHIPKVLPCLHTFCERCLQNYIPPQSLTLSCPVCRQTSILPEKGVAALQNNFFITNLMEVLQRDPECSRPEACSVLESVSAAAAGKPLSCPNHEGKVMEFYCESCETAMCLDCTEGEHREHVTVPLRDVLEQHKAALKNQLDAIHNRLPQLTAAIELVNEISQQLIERKNEAVNEINMTFEELERVLHQRKAALISDLENICSTKQKVLQAQLSSLLQGKEHIQSSCSFTEQALNHGSATEVLLVQKQMSERVGALTCHDFPERPHENAHLDCQIETEGLRRSIQNLGVLLTTGAVGHTSVATGEGLRLALVGQHVTVTVTTKDKDSELVRTGNAVIRAEIRGQDGVQATEVEVVDNKNGTYEVGYMLKSEGEYSFSLMLYGQPVRGSPFRLRAIKPSDVPQSPDDVKRRVKSPSGTGGHIRQKAVRRPSSMYSTTKKKENPIEDELIYRVGSRGREKGEFTNLQGISASNNGRVIVADSNNQCIQVFTNDGQFKARFGVRGRSPGQLQRPTGVAVDTNGDIIVADYDNRWISIFSPDGKFKNKIGAGRLMGPKGVAVDRNGHIIAVDNKACCVFIFQSNGKLVTKFGARGTSDRQFADKSGAKFALEQKFSKSGPGFSPHFVAVNNKNEIVVTDFHNHSVKVYSADGEFLFKFGSHGEGNGQFNAPTGVAVDINGNIIVADWGNSRIQVFDSAGSFLSYINTSADPLYGPQGLALTSDGHVVVADSGNHCFKVYRYLQ
- the LOC132127173 gene encoding tripartite motif-containing protein 3-like isoform X2 — its product is MSVTMAKFETGRTSPVVRQIDKQFLVCSICLDHYHIPKVLPCLHTFCERCLQNYIPPQSLTLSCPVCRQTSILPEKGVAALQNNFFITNLMEVLQRDPECSRPEACSVLESVSAAAAGKPLSCPNHEGKVMEFYCESCETAMCLDCTEGEHREHVTVPLRDVLEQHKAALKNQLDAIHNRLPQLTAAIELVNEISQQLIERKNEAVNEINMTFEELERVLHQRKAALISDLENICSTKQKVLQAQLSSLLQGKEHIQSSCSFTEQALNHGSATEVLLVQKQMSERVGALTCHDFPERPHENAHLDCQIETEGLRRSIQNLGVLLTTGAVGHTSVATGEGLRLALVGQHVTVTVTTKDKDSELVRTGNAVIRAEIRGQDGVQATEVEVVDNKNGTYEVGYMLKSEGEYSFSLMLYGQPVRGSPFRLRAIKPSDVPQSPDDVKRRVKSPSGTGGHIRQKAVRRPSSMYSTTKKKENPIEDELIYRVGSRGREKGEFTNLQGISASNNGRVIVADSNNQCIQVFTNDGQFKARFGVRGRSPGQLQRPTGVAVDTNGDIIVADYDNRWISIFSPDGKFKNKIGAGRLMGPKGVAVDRNGHIIAVDNKACCVFIFQSNGKLVTKFGARGTSDRQFAGPHFVAVNNKNEIVVTDFHNHSVKVYSADGEFLFKFGSHGEGNGQFNAPTGVAVDINGNIIVADWGNSRIQVFDSAGSFLSYINTSADPLYGPQGLALTSDGHVVVADSGNHCFKVYRYLQ